A DNA window from Mastomys coucha isolate ucsf_1 unplaced genomic scaffold, UCSF_Mcou_1 pScaffold21, whole genome shotgun sequence contains the following coding sequences:
- the Pgam1 gene encoding phosphoglycerate mutase 1 yields MAAYKLVLIRHGESAWNLENRFSGWYDADLSPAGHEEAKRGGQALRDAGYEFDICFTSVQKRAIRTLWTVLDAIDQMWLPVVRTWRLNERHYGGLTGLNKAETAAKHGEAQVKIWRRSYDVPPPPMEPDHPFYSNISKDRRYADLTEDQLPSCESLKDTIARALPFWNEEIVPQIKEGKRVLIAAHGNSLRGIVKHLEGLSEEAIMELNLPTGIPIVYELDAGWKVHNQCRSELHPTQSLSTLVLRIKPTKAESKACFL; encoded by the exons ATGGCTGCCTACAAACTGGTCCTGATCCGGCATGGCGAGAGCGCCTGGAACCTGGAGAACCGCTTCAGCGGCTGGTACGACGCCGACCTGAGCCCGGCGGGCCACGAGGAGGCGAAGCGCGGCGGGCAGGCGTTGCGAG ATGCTGGCTATGAATTTGACATCTGCTTCACCTCTGTGCAGAAGAGAGCGATCCGGACCCTCTGGACAGTCCTGGATGCCATTGACCAGATGTGGTTGCCAGTGGTCAGGACTTGGCGTCTCAATGAGCGACACTATGGGGGTCTAACAGGTCTCAATAAAGCAGAAACTGCTGCTAAGCATGGTGAGGCACAGGTAAAGATCTGGAGACGATCTTACGATGTTCCACCACCTCCCATGGAGCCTGACCATCCCTTCTACAGCAACATTAGCAAG GATCGCAGGTACGCAGACCTTACTGAGGACCAGCTCCCCTCCTGTGAGAGCCTGAAGGACACTATTGCCAGAGCACTGCCCTTCTGGAATGAAGAAATTGTCCCCCAGAtcaaggaagggaaaagggtCTTGATTGCCGCCCATGGCAACAGCCTTCGGGGCATCGTCAAGCATCTGGAGG GTCTCTCAGAAGAGGCCATCATGGAGCTGAACCTGCCCACGGGCATTCCCATTGTCTATGAATTGGA TGCTGGATGGAAGGTACACAACCAGTGTCGATCTGAGCTGCACCCCACCCAGTCCTTGTCCACACTCGTGCTAAGGATCAAACCTACAAAGGCTGAATCCAAGGCCTGCTTTTTATGA